From the Salmo trutta chromosome 30, fSalTru1.1, whole genome shotgun sequence genome, one window contains:
- the LOC115168662 gene encoding SRSF protein kinase 1 isoform X1 — MERKVLALQARKKRAKAKKSSKKQPAHPRGAAPQQQPQPEASPQEPDEPEEILGSDDEEQEDPNDYCKGGYHHVKIGDLFNGRYHVIRKLGWGHFSTVWLAWDIQVKRFVAMKVVKSAEHYTETAVDEIKLLRSVRNTDPDDPKREMVVQLLDDFKISGINGTHVCMVFEVLGHHLLKWIIKSNYQGLPLPCVKTIIRQVLQGLDYLHTKCEIIHTDIKPENILLTVNEPYVRRLAAEATEWQKAGAPPPSGSAVSTAPAPKATTKMSKNKKKKLKKKQKRQAELLEKCILDLEEMEKAPEREEEDDEEDPESPVSPKQQRPYCAPLRQVSLQEVASQDTAGYIARAEVTRLGPEGIITDAEVNCNGLHPEEEDDETEERKAQWREQDQHNGNVDQTENCPLLQESPPPQLVYNGLVSPDTPESEEGSGALTRKVAEIKTKASETETTSFGGREEEEELTPEEQKNQERSQVEVTEEVLENVQYGGEQESLKDAKLAAGNLLVNPLEPLNADRLKVKIADLGNACWLHKHFTEDIQTRQYRSLEVLIGSGYNTPADIWSTACMAFELATGDYLFEPHSGEDYSRDEDHIALIIELLGQVPHKLVTAGRYSKDFFTKKGDLKHITKLKPWGLLEVLQDKYEWSKEEADCFADFLLPMLELVPEKRATAADCLRHPWIAP; from the exons ATGGAGAGAAAAG TTCTAGCACTTCAAGCAAGGAAGAAGAGGGCGAAAGCAAAGAAGTCGAGCAAGAA ACAGCCAGCCCACCCCAGGGGGGCAGCACCCCAGCAGCAGCCCCAGCCAGAGGCCTCTCCCCAGGAGCCAGATGAGCCTGAGGAGATCCTAGGCTCTGATGATGAGGAGCAGGAGGACCCCAATGACTACTGCAAGG GTGGCTACCACCATGTAAAGATAGGAGACCTGTTCAATGGGAGGTACCATGTGATCAGGAAGCTGGGCTGGGGACACTTCTCCACTGTGTGGCTGGCCTGGGACATCCA GGTGAAGAGGTTTGTGGCTATGAAAGTGGTGAAGAGTGCAGAGCATTACACAGAGACGGCTGTAGATGAGATCAAACTGCTCAGATCT GTGAGAAACACAGACCCTGACGATCCCAAGAGGGAGATGGTGGTTCAGCTACTGGATGACTTCAAGATCTCCGGCATCAACGGGACTCATGTGTGCATGGTGTTTGAGGTGCTGGGGCACCACCTACTGAAGTGGATCATCAAGTCCAACTACCAGGGCCTTCCTCTGCCCTGCGTCAAGACCATCATACGACAG GTTCTCCAGGGGTTGGACTACCTTCACACCAAGTGTGAGATCATCCACACTGACATCAAGCCAGAGAACATCCTGTTGACGGTGAATGAGCCATACGTGAGGAGGCTGGCCGCGGAGGCTACAGAGTGGCAGAAAGCAGGGGCTCCCCCTCCCTCAGGGTCCGCAG TCAGCACAGCTCCAGCTCCAAAAGCA ACGACCAAAATGTCCAAGAACAAGAAGAAGAAATTAAAGAAGAAGCAGAAGCGTCAGGCGGAGCTGTTGGAGAAGTGCATTCTGGATctggaggagatggagaaggctcctgagagggaggaggaggatgatgaagagGATCCGGAATCTCCCGTATCTCCCAAGCAGCAGCGGCCATATTGTGCTCCTCTCAGACAGGTCTCCTTACAGGAAGTAGCCAGCCAAGACACAGCAG GATACATTGCGCGTGCGGAGGTGACGCGGTTAGGACCAGAAGGGATAATAACAGACGCAGAAGTGAACTGTAACGGCCTTCATCCCGAGGAAGAGGACgatgaaacagaggagaggaaggcacaGTGGAGAGAACAAGACCAACACAACGGTAACGTAGACCAAACAGAGAATTGTCCTCTTCTTCAGGAGTCTCCACCACCTCAACTCGTGTATAATGGCCTGGTGTCCCCGGATACCCCAGAGAGTGAGGAGGGGAGTGGAGCTCTGACCAGGAAGGTGGCTGAAATAAAGACTAAAGCATCCGAGACTGAGACGACAAGCTTTGGTGgccgggaggaggaggaggagctaacGCCAGAGGAGCAGAAGAATCAGGAAAGGAGTCAAGTGGAAGTCACAGAGGAG GTGCTGGAGAACGTCCAGTATGGAGGAGAACAGGAGAGTCTGAAGGACG cCAAATTAGCAGCGGGGAACCTCCTGGTGAACCCCCTGGAGCCACTCAACGCAGACAGACTGAAGGTCAAGATAGCAGACCTGGGGAACGCATGCTGGCTG CACAAGCACTTTACGGAAGACATCCAGACGAGACAGTACCGTTCTCTAGAGGTGCTCATAGGGTCTGGCTACAACACACCAGCTGACATATGGAGTACAGCCTGCATG GCGTTTGAGCTGGCCACTGGGGACTACTTGTTTGAGCCCCATTCCGGGGAAGATTACTCCAGGGACGAAG ACCATATTGCATTGATCATTGAGCTGCTGGGGCAAGTTCCACACAAACTCGTAACAGCTGGGAGATATTCCAAGGATTTTTTCACCAAGAAAG GGGACCTGAAGCACATCACCAAGCTGAAGCCGTGGGGGTTACTAGAGGTGCTGCAGGATAAGTACGAGTGGTCCAAAGAGGAGGCTGATTGTTTCGCTGACTTCCTCCTCCCCATGCTGGAGCTGGTACCAGAGAAGAGGGCCACGGCTGCAGACTGCCTGCGCCACCCCTGGATCGCCCCCTAG
- the LOC115168662 gene encoding SRSF protein kinase 1 isoform X2 translates to MERKVLALQARKKRAKAKKSSKKQPAHPRGAAPQQQPQPEASPQEPDEPEEILGSDDEEQEDPNDYCKGGYHHVKIGDLFNGRYHVIRKLGWGHFSTVWLAWDIQVKRFVAMKVVKSAEHYTETAVDEIKLLRSVRNTDPDDPKREMVVQLLDDFKISGINGTHVCMVFEVLGHHLLKWIIKSNYQGLPLPCVKTIIRQVLQGLDYLHTKCEIIHTDIKPENILLTVNEPYVRRLAAEATEWQKAGAPPPSGSAVSTAPAPKATTKMSKNKKKKLKKKQKRQAELLEKCILDLEEMEKAPEREEEDDEEDPESPVSPKQQRPYCAPLRQVSLQEVASQDTAGYIARAEVTRLGPEGIITDAEVNCNGLHPEEEDDETEERKAQWREQDQHNESEEGSGALTRKVAEIKTKASETETTSFGGREEEEELTPEEQKNQERSQVEVTEEVLENVQYGGEQESLKDAKLAAGNLLVNPLEPLNADRLKVKIADLGNACWLHKHFTEDIQTRQYRSLEVLIGSGYNTPADIWSTACMAFELATGDYLFEPHSGEDYSRDEDHIALIIELLGQVPHKLVTAGRYSKDFFTKKGDLKHITKLKPWGLLEVLQDKYEWSKEEADCFADFLLPMLELVPEKRATAADCLRHPWIAP, encoded by the exons ATGGAGAGAAAAG TTCTAGCACTTCAAGCAAGGAAGAAGAGGGCGAAAGCAAAGAAGTCGAGCAAGAA ACAGCCAGCCCACCCCAGGGGGGCAGCACCCCAGCAGCAGCCCCAGCCAGAGGCCTCTCCCCAGGAGCCAGATGAGCCTGAGGAGATCCTAGGCTCTGATGATGAGGAGCAGGAGGACCCCAATGACTACTGCAAGG GTGGCTACCACCATGTAAAGATAGGAGACCTGTTCAATGGGAGGTACCATGTGATCAGGAAGCTGGGCTGGGGACACTTCTCCACTGTGTGGCTGGCCTGGGACATCCA GGTGAAGAGGTTTGTGGCTATGAAAGTGGTGAAGAGTGCAGAGCATTACACAGAGACGGCTGTAGATGAGATCAAACTGCTCAGATCT GTGAGAAACACAGACCCTGACGATCCCAAGAGGGAGATGGTGGTTCAGCTACTGGATGACTTCAAGATCTCCGGCATCAACGGGACTCATGTGTGCATGGTGTTTGAGGTGCTGGGGCACCACCTACTGAAGTGGATCATCAAGTCCAACTACCAGGGCCTTCCTCTGCCCTGCGTCAAGACCATCATACGACAG GTTCTCCAGGGGTTGGACTACCTTCACACCAAGTGTGAGATCATCCACACTGACATCAAGCCAGAGAACATCCTGTTGACGGTGAATGAGCCATACGTGAGGAGGCTGGCCGCGGAGGCTACAGAGTGGCAGAAAGCAGGGGCTCCCCCTCCCTCAGGGTCCGCAG TCAGCACAGCTCCAGCTCCAAAAGCA ACGACCAAAATGTCCAAGAACAAGAAGAAGAAATTAAAGAAGAAGCAGAAGCGTCAGGCGGAGCTGTTGGAGAAGTGCATTCTGGATctggaggagatggagaaggctcctgagagggaggaggaggatgatgaagagGATCCGGAATCTCCCGTATCTCCCAAGCAGCAGCGGCCATATTGTGCTCCTCTCAGACAGGTCTCCTTACAGGAAGTAGCCAGCCAAGACACAGCAG GATACATTGCGCGTGCGGAGGTGACGCGGTTAGGACCAGAAGGGATAATAACAGACGCAGAAGTGAACTGTAACGGCCTTCATCCCGAGGAAGAGGACgatgaaacagaggagaggaaggcacaGTGGAGAGAACAAGACCAACACAACG AGAGTGAGGAGGGGAGTGGAGCTCTGACCAGGAAGGTGGCTGAAATAAAGACTAAAGCATCCGAGACTGAGACGACAAGCTTTGGTGgccgggaggaggaggaggagctaacGCCAGAGGAGCAGAAGAATCAGGAAAGGAGTCAAGTGGAAGTCACAGAGGAG GTGCTGGAGAACGTCCAGTATGGAGGAGAACAGGAGAGTCTGAAGGACG cCAAATTAGCAGCGGGGAACCTCCTGGTGAACCCCCTGGAGCCACTCAACGCAGACAGACTGAAGGTCAAGATAGCAGACCTGGGGAACGCATGCTGGCTG CACAAGCACTTTACGGAAGACATCCAGACGAGACAGTACCGTTCTCTAGAGGTGCTCATAGGGTCTGGCTACAACACACCAGCTGACATATGGAGTACAGCCTGCATG GCGTTTGAGCTGGCCACTGGGGACTACTTGTTTGAGCCCCATTCCGGGGAAGATTACTCCAGGGACGAAG ACCATATTGCATTGATCATTGAGCTGCTGGGGCAAGTTCCACACAAACTCGTAACAGCTGGGAGATATTCCAAGGATTTTTTCACCAAGAAAG GGGACCTGAAGCACATCACCAAGCTGAAGCCGTGGGGGTTACTAGAGGTGCTGCAGGATAAGTACGAGTGGTCCAAAGAGGAGGCTGATTGTTTCGCTGACTTCCTCCTCCCCATGCTGGAGCTGGTACCAGAGAAGAGGGCCACGGCTGCAGACTGCCTGCGCCACCCCTGGATCGCCCCCTAG